One Bifidobacterium crudilactis genomic region harbors:
- a CDS encoding ABC transporter ATP-binding protein — MTTSHTSEATMPGGEQQRTPPASAIQDTSKTNDGVEPSSDKEKSRASKLALSQITESIKGWLLLGRVLSGISAILAIAPYIALVNLGDIFLGAWTAGTAIDESSSMMWLGILLGTFTGRLVLYFIALSITHFADARMGLEIRSKLVAALGRAPLSHFTSTTSGQIRKAIQDDTHTVHGLVAHAPVESTSALVMPAALFIYAMVIDWRLGLLSVATIPVYLLLQMIMMRGMGEKTAEMDTKLSKVSSTMVEFVSGISVVKAFGQVGRAHRNFARASDDFSDFYVGWCAPLLKGSAVSMAFIAAPVMLLINLAGGFLMVQQQWVTPAQVLACSLIALVLPAAIEVAGNMSWSYQVAGAAALRINTVLDTPIMAQSTAPKTPSGYDIHIDHVRYTYGSIVALDDVILDIPEGTTTALIGPSGSGKSTLATLVARFADPQQGFVSIGGVDLRELSYERLYSTVSFVLQDAQLLRMSVRDNIALSRPDASLEDIRKAAKAATIDDEIMALPKGYDTIVNQDVALSGGQEHRIAIARALIVDAPILILDEATASVDPESEAEIQEALNNLVRDRTVIVIAHKPTSIVGADQIVVLERGRIIACGTHEELKDEAHYAALWSNAQIDDGDIIAVNTAATEQGAKR; from the coding sequence GTGACAACATCACACACCAGCGAAGCCACGATGCCAGGTGGTGAGCAGCAGCGGACACCACCGGCATCCGCAATACAAGACACGTCGAAGACGAATGACGGCGTCGAACCGTCCAGCGACAAAGAGAAGAGCAGGGCATCGAAACTCGCCCTTTCGCAGATAACCGAATCCATCAAAGGATGGCTTCTTCTTGGACGCGTTCTCTCGGGAATATCCGCCATTCTGGCCATTGCACCCTATATCGCGCTGGTGAATCTCGGCGATATTTTCCTCGGCGCCTGGACTGCCGGCACGGCCATCGATGAGAGCAGCTCGATGATGTGGCTCGGCATCCTGCTCGGCACATTCACGGGTCGATTGGTGCTGTATTTCATCGCCTTGAGCATCACCCACTTCGCGGACGCACGCATGGGTCTGGAAATACGCTCGAAACTCGTCGCCGCACTGGGACGGGCGCCTTTGTCGCATTTCACTTCGACCACCAGCGGGCAAATCAGAAAAGCCATTCAGGACGATACCCATACCGTGCACGGCCTCGTCGCCCACGCCCCCGTCGAATCGACTTCGGCGCTGGTCATGCCGGCGGCATTGTTCATCTACGCAATGGTGATCGACTGGCGTCTGGGGCTGCTGTCCGTCGCCACGATACCGGTGTATCTGCTGCTGCAAATGATCATGATGCGCGGCATGGGCGAGAAGACTGCGGAGATGGATACCAAACTCTCCAAAGTATCCTCCACGATGGTTGAGTTCGTCAGCGGCATCAGCGTGGTGAAGGCCTTCGGGCAGGTTGGCAGGGCACATAGGAATTTCGCACGCGCATCCGACGACTTCTCCGACTTCTATGTCGGTTGGTGCGCTCCCCTGCTGAAGGGTTCCGCCGTGTCGATGGCATTCATCGCAGCACCCGTGATGCTGCTGATCAACCTTGCCGGCGGATTCCTCATGGTGCAGCAGCAGTGGGTCACTCCGGCCCAGGTGCTGGCCTGTTCGCTCATCGCTCTGGTGCTTCCTGCGGCCATCGAGGTGGCCGGGAATATGTCCTGGTCGTATCAGGTCGCAGGGGCAGCGGCACTGCGCATCAATACCGTGTTGGACACTCCGATCATGGCACAGAGCACAGCCCCGAAAACACCATCGGGTTATGACATCCACATAGACCATGTCCGCTATACCTACGGCAGCATAGTGGCCTTGGATGATGTCATTCTCGATATTCCCGAAGGCACGACGACGGCGCTGATCGGCCCGTCAGGTTCAGGAAAATCCACGCTGGCCACATTGGTCGCGCGATTCGCGGACCCTCAGCAGGGATTCGTCAGCATAGGAGGCGTGGACCTCAGGGAGCTCTCATACGAGCGCTTGTACTCCACCGTGTCCTTCGTGCTGCAGGACGCGCAATTGCTGCGCATGTCGGTACGCGACAACATCGCACTCTCCCGGCCTGATGCAAGCCTGGAGGATATTCGCAAGGCTGCGAAAGCAGCAACCATCGACGATGAAATCATGGCGTTGCCGAAGGGATACGACACGATCGTCAATCAGGATGTAGCGCTTTCGGGAGGTCAGGAGCACCGCATCGCCATAGCCAGGGCGTTGATCGTCGATGCCCCTATTCTGATTCTCGATGAGGCCACGGCCTCCGTCGACCCCGAATCCGAAGCGGAGATCCAAGAGGCGCTGAACAATCTGGTGCGGGACCGCACGGTCATCGTCATCGCCCACAAACCCACGTCAATCGTCGGCGCCGATCAGATCGTGGTGCTGGAACGCGGACGCATCATCGCATGCGGGACGCATGAGGAACTGAAAGACGAAGCGCATTATGCGGCTTTATGGAGCAACGCGCAGATCGACGACGGCGACATCATCGCGGTGAACACGGCCGCGACAGAACAAGGAGCGAAGCGATGA
- a CDS encoding ABC transporter ATP-binding protein encodes MTSSSAPTPVAAIDHVSFWYGADPAQRSVYYSSATREAASPESAHALHEGSSSPRSDAPTLNDITLDITPGTVTLLCGASGSGKTSALQLLNGLVPHFHHGTITGAVRVSDLDIGSADIGACGEVSATVFQNPKTQFFTSAVRSELAFRMENHGVPQEAMNASVKSTAEECGIGYLMERQLKQMSGGELQKVACAQAISAHTPLLLFDEPTSNLSVEAIEDFTAMLTRLKHQGRTIVIAEHRLYFLRGLIDQAVLLDGGRIVKRMSGQSFFSQSDDERRKAGLRTLLRPSLKARTTQQGAGSSISTTARESTGLRLEHVHFSYDSKPILDIDHAEFPKGSISALVGANGAGKSTLARLICGLLKEDKHSSITFDGKAVSPKQRTSISYIVMQDVHRQLFADSVNAEVTLGLKDADRTCSDTTRVLKELDLDAYASRHPLSLSGGQKQRLVIASAIVCDKRVYVFDEPTSGVDYRHLTAISERLRALASQGAVVIVITHDIELLESCADRIVRLHSLREDGIAGGDGEPQLSTETVARSHCDQ; translated from the coding sequence ATGACGTCATCCTCAGCACCGACACCGGTCGCCGCAATCGACCATGTGAGTTTCTGGTATGGCGCCGATCCCGCTCAGCGCTCCGTGTATTACTCCTCTGCTACGCGGGAGGCTGCATCACCAGAATCAGCTCACGCCTTGCACGAGGGCTCTTCGTCGCCCAGGAGCGACGCTCCGACCCTGAACGACATCACGCTGGACATCACACCCGGCACCGTGACCCTGCTGTGCGGGGCGAGCGGTTCGGGAAAGACCAGTGCACTTCAGCTGCTCAACGGTCTGGTACCGCATTTCCATCATGGGACCATCACCGGTGCCGTACGCGTGTCCGATCTCGATATCGGCTCGGCAGACATCGGTGCCTGTGGAGAAGTAAGCGCAACCGTCTTTCAGAACCCGAAGACACAGTTCTTCACGAGCGCGGTCCGCAGCGAGCTCGCCTTCCGGATGGAGAACCACGGTGTGCCGCAGGAGGCAATGAACGCATCAGTGAAGAGCACTGCCGAGGAATGCGGCATCGGGTATCTGATGGAACGGCAGCTCAAGCAGATGTCTGGCGGGGAACTTCAGAAAGTCGCTTGCGCCCAGGCCATCAGTGCGCACACGCCACTGCTCCTCTTCGATGAACCGACATCCAACCTTTCCGTCGAAGCGATAGAGGACTTCACCGCGATGCTCACCCGTCTCAAACATCAGGGACGGACCATCGTCATCGCCGAACATCGACTGTACTTCCTGCGAGGACTGATAGACCAGGCTGTTCTGCTCGACGGAGGTCGCATAGTGAAGCGCATGAGCGGCCAATCCTTCTTCTCGCAAAGTGACGACGAAAGGCGCAAAGCGGGGCTTCGCACGCTGCTCAGACCCTCGTTGAAAGCCCGCACCACGCAGCAGGGTGCAGGCTCGTCCATATCCACAACGGCACGCGAGAGCACGGGATTGAGGCTGGAACATGTTCACTTCTCGTACGACAGCAAACCCATCCTCGATATCGACCATGCTGAGTTTCCGAAAGGCAGCATCTCGGCACTCGTGGGCGCCAACGGCGCGGGGAAAAGCACACTTGCTCGTCTTATCTGCGGACTCCTGAAAGAAGACAAACACTCCTCGATCACTTTCGACGGAAAGGCGGTTTCTCCGAAACAGCGGACGTCTATCAGCTACATCGTCATGCAGGACGTTCATCGACAGCTCTTCGCCGATTCCGTCAATGCGGAAGTAACGCTGGGATTGAAGGACGCCGACCGAACCTGCAGCGATACCACCCGGGTGCTCAAGGAACTCGACCTGGATGCGTACGCATCCAGACACCCACTGTCACTTTCCGGCGGGCAGAAGCAACGCCTCGTCATCGCCTCGGCAATCGTGTGTGACAAAAGGGTCTATGTCTTCGACGAACCGACTTCCGGCGTTGACTACCGCCATCTGACGGCCATATCCGAACGGCTGCGAGCCCTGGCATCGCAGGGCGCTGTGGTGATCGTCATTACCCACGACATCGAATTACTGGAGAGCTGCGCCGACCGCATCGTGCGCCTGCATTCCCTGAGGGAAGACGGAATTGCCGGAGGTGACGGCGAACCGCAGCTGAGCACCGAAACCGTTGCTCGGTCGCACTGCGACCAATGA
- a CDS encoding energy-coupling factor transporter transmembrane component T — MSCETVASAPAAARLHDSAHRDVTAVDPRTKIVVLVLINFLVLGSGPFVITLTAAGIVAMLYLSVANWRGAMKFTVFVGVCSAAFLVLPGIVGGPIGAVFAVTGYWLARFGVSCGYAAYFISTTGPAQISAALVALRFPKVVVVPLVVVMRFIPTVAQELHAISEAMVLRGIYPGPIGALMHPIRSAEFIIVPLLAASSRIADDLSASAMLRGLGTHRHPTSIERLRFHFGDALILACIVALTAFSLFGKGLAL, encoded by the coding sequence TTGAGCTGCGAAACAGTCGCGTCCGCACCTGCGGCAGCGAGACTTCACGACTCGGCACATAGGGATGTGACGGCAGTGGACCCACGCACCAAAATCGTGGTTCTGGTCCTGATTAACTTCCTGGTACTTGGAAGCGGCCCCTTCGTCATCACCCTGACGGCGGCAGGAATAGTCGCGATGCTCTATCTGAGTGTGGCGAATTGGCGGGGCGCGATGAAATTCACGGTATTCGTGGGCGTCTGTTCCGCAGCTTTCCTGGTATTGCCCGGGATTGTAGGCGGCCCCATCGGTGCGGTGTTCGCGGTCACCGGTTACTGGCTTGCCCGTTTCGGGGTCTCATGCGGCTATGCCGCGTATTTCATCTCCACCACCGGTCCGGCCCAGATTTCCGCAGCTCTGGTCGCCTTGCGTTTTCCCAAGGTCGTGGTGGTGCCGCTGGTCGTGGTCATGAGGTTCATTCCGACCGTGGCACAGGAGTTGCATGCAATCAGCGAAGCGATGGTGTTGCGCGGAATCTACCCGGGTCCCATCGGCGCTCTGATGCATCCCATCCGGAGTGCAGAATTCATCATCGTGCCGCTGCTCGCGGCATCCTCGCGCATCGCCGATGACCTGAGCGCATCCGCGATGCTCCGCGGACTGGGTACTCACCGGCATCCGACATCCATCGAACGACTGAGATTCCACTTCGGCGACGCCTTGATACTCGCGTGCATCGTCGCCCTGACCGCTTTCAGCCTCTTCGGGAAGGGCCTTGCTCTATGA
- a CDS encoding MptD family putative ECF transporter S component, translating to MTSRQSTVSRPKLGTRDLVNIGVYTTIYYVVTFLGGMAGIVSPIGMFVGFALSAIVGGTVIMLFLAKTPVMGAMTVLVLIVGVLMLATGHFWGCIPICAALGLVADLIVKAGGYHSRGHNIVAYGVFQLWLIGPFVPLFMNTKAYYEDMRGSMGAQYASQMSQIFTPAVVAVFIVILCFVGLFGAWIGTKLIDRHFAKAGLVS from the coding sequence ATGACCTCACGGCAATCCACTGTTTCACGCCCGAAACTCGGCACCAGAGACCTGGTGAACATCGGCGTGTACACCACCATCTATTATGTTGTCACCTTCCTCGGTGGAATGGCGGGCATCGTCAGCCCAATCGGCATGTTCGTCGGATTCGCACTGAGCGCCATCGTCGGAGGCACGGTCATCATGCTCTTCCTGGCCAAAACGCCGGTTATGGGAGCCATGACCGTGCTGGTTCTGATCGTCGGCGTGCTGATGCTGGCCACCGGACACTTCTGGGGTTGCATCCCCATCTGCGCGGCTCTCGGATTGGTGGCGGACCTCATCGTGAAAGCGGGCGGCTACCACTCGAGGGGACACAACATCGTTGCGTACGGCGTGTTTCAGCTCTGGCTCATCGGACCGTTCGTCCCGCTGTTCATGAACACCAAGGCGTATTACGAAGACATGCGTGGCAGCATGGGTGCGCAATATGCAAGCCAGATGTCCCAGATATTCACTCCCGCGGTCGTGGCCGTTTTCATCGTCATATTGTGCTTCGTGGGACTCTTCGGAGCATGGATCGGGACCAAACTCATCGACCGTCATTTCGCCAAAGCCGGTCTGGTATCTTGA
- a CDS encoding Fur family transcriptional regulator, producing MNTATPQSKALDLDELLHEHGLRNTPQRQLIYRIVSSSAQHLSAVHVQHQLETLMPGISLPTVYATLELFADLGIVRKMAMIDGVMLYDTGQQRPHAHMVCRNCGRIFDLDIPPVNSDDVTAAMNQGFRVDSGDLVLHGLCSDCRAKANS from the coding sequence ATGAATACCGCAACACCTCAGTCCAAAGCCTTGGACTTGGACGAGCTGTTGCATGAGCACGGCCTGCGCAACACGCCGCAGCGTCAGCTCATCTACCGAATCGTTTCCTCCTCCGCGCAACATCTCAGTGCCGTACATGTCCAGCATCAATTGGAAACGCTGATGCCGGGGATTTCTTTGCCGACCGTGTACGCAACCCTCGAACTGTTCGCCGATCTGGGAATCGTGCGCAAAATGGCGATGATAGACGGCGTGATGCTCTACGACACCGGACAGCAGCGTCCACATGCCCATATGGTGTGTCGAAATTGCGGCCGCATCTTCGACCTGGACATACCTCCGGTCAACAGTGACGACGTCACTGCGGCAATGAACCAGGGCTTTCGTGTCGACTCGGGCGATCTGGTCCTGCACGGGCTCTGCAGCGACTGCCGGGCCAAGGCCAATTCATAG
- a CDS encoding VIT1/CCC1 transporter family protein, giving the protein MEIESDSSVALPGNTTTSMHEGSEHDAFVLRYVQPGLVGLIDGTVSTLAPVFAAAIFSGPHAAFIVGMATALGAGVSMGWSEALSDNGKKTGRGSAIVRGAITGAATTIGGTFHTLPFLIPSLHWSLIAAFIVVAIELVAIAWVRYRFLHVPMKNSLMVVTLGGAIVLAIGVVLGAS; this is encoded by the coding sequence ATGGAGATTGAAAGCGATTCAAGCGTGGCGTTGCCTGGCAATACGACGACATCAATGCATGAAGGTTCGGAACACGATGCCTTCGTGCTCAGATATGTGCAGCCGGGGCTGGTCGGGCTCATTGATGGAACGGTCAGCACTCTCGCACCCGTTTTCGCGGCTGCCATCTTTTCCGGCCCTCATGCGGCCTTCATTGTCGGTATGGCCACGGCACTGGGCGCGGGGGTCAGCATGGGCTGGTCGGAAGCGCTTTCGGACAACGGCAAGAAAACAGGCCGGGGGTCCGCCATCGTTCGTGGTGCGATTACCGGTGCGGCCACGACCATCGGCGGTACCTTCCATACGCTGCCGTTCCTTATCCCGAGTCTGCACTGGTCGTTAATCGCCGCGTTCATCGTGGTGGCGATTGAGCTGGTCGCAATAGCCTGGGTCCGCTATCGATTCCTGCACGTCCCCATGAAGAATTCGCTGATGGTGGTCACCTTGGGCGGCGCCATCGTTCTGGCCATTGGCGTCGTTCTGGGTGCCAGCTGA
- a CDS encoding aldo/keto reductase, giving the protein MMTGILQEHFTLANGVEIPKIGFGTWMIEDDDKAAQAVREAIEVGYRHIDTAEAYGNEAGVGEGVRSSGLDRKEVFVTTKLRAEYKDYEGAKQAIDDSLRTLNLGYIDLMIIHSPKPWAKFGEDEHYFAGNLEAWKALEEAHKAGKIRAIGVSNFEQVDLRNIIDNSETLPAVDQVLAHIGNTPFELMDYARQHNILVEAYSPFGHGDMLHNGEVQRIAERNQVSVTQLAVRYLLQLGLLPLPKASSTEHMRQNADVDFVIGDEDMMQLRNITKQQYSDANRQFPVYQS; this is encoded by the coding sequence ATGATGACAGGTATATTGCAAGAGCATTTCACTTTGGCGAACGGCGTGGAGATTCCGAAAATCGGTTTTGGAACCTGGATGATCGAAGACGACGACAAGGCTGCGCAAGCCGTCCGGGAAGCCATTGAGGTGGGGTATCGCCATATCGACACCGCAGAGGCATACGGCAACGAGGCAGGTGTCGGGGAAGGCGTACGCTCGTCCGGCCTCGACCGCAAGGAGGTGTTTGTAACCACAAAACTTCGTGCCGAATACAAGGATTACGAAGGTGCCAAGCAGGCCATCGATGATTCCTTGAGGACGCTGAATCTCGGGTATATCGACCTGATGATTATTCATTCGCCCAAGCCTTGGGCCAAGTTCGGCGAGGATGAGCACTACTTCGCAGGAAACCTTGAAGCCTGGAAGGCCTTGGAAGAGGCTCATAAGGCGGGAAAGATCCGTGCGATAGGCGTCTCGAATTTCGAGCAGGTCGACTTGCGGAACATCATCGACAACTCGGAAACTCTTCCCGCCGTCGACCAGGTGCTTGCCCACATCGGGAACACCCCGTTCGAACTGATGGATTACGCAAGACAGCACAATATCCTTGTCGAGGCATACTCACCCTTCGGACATGGGGATATGCTGCACAATGGTGAAGTGCAGCGAATTGCGGAACGCAACCAGGTGTCCGTGACGCAGCTGGCGGTCAGATATCTGCTGCAACTGGGTCTGTTGCCATTGCCAAAGGCCTCAAGCACCGAACACATGCGGCAGAATGCCGATGTGGATTTTGTCATCGGCGATGAGGACATGATGCAGCTGCGCAATATCACCAAGCAGCAGTACTCGGATGCCAACAGGCAATTCCCCGTCTATCAGTCATGA
- a CDS encoding cupin domain-containing carboxymuconolactone decarboxylase family protein, protein MTEHHEDSHTTTLDPRFFDGTGTLTPQESAPGLSVGTVHFDAACRNHWHTHPVAQILVVTRGLGLYQEQGEAARLLQPGDIVTTGKDVNHWHGACANHSMEHVAVTLKDAEGNAVTWGRSVSDEEYEAANATAAEHFTASPTTNAHAMDNKVTEGHDRLGTFAPEFAHLNDDILFGEVWSRQEQLSARDRSLVTVISLMSSGMLDSSLRFHLQTARNNGITRQEITEAVTHVAFYVGWPKAWSVLTMAKEIWD, encoded by the coding sequence ATGACAGAACACCATGAAGATTCACACACGACAACGCTTGACCCACGGTTTTTTGATGGAACAGGAACACTGACTCCGCAAGAATCGGCACCTGGACTCTCGGTGGGTACGGTGCACTTCGATGCAGCCTGTCGCAACCATTGGCATACACACCCTGTTGCACAGATTCTGGTGGTGACCCGAGGGCTAGGCCTCTATCAGGAACAAGGCGAAGCCGCAAGACTGCTACAGCCCGGTGACATCGTCACTACCGGCAAAGATGTGAATCATTGGCATGGCGCCTGCGCGAACCACTCCATGGAGCATGTCGCGGTCACACTGAAGGATGCTGAGGGCAACGCGGTAACCTGGGGCCGGTCCGTGAGCGATGAAGAATACGAAGCGGCAAACGCCACGGCAGCCGAACACTTCACGGCCAGCCCAACGACGAACGCCCATGCAATGGACAACAAGGTAACTGAGGGTCATGACCGGCTGGGCACCTTCGCACCCGAATTCGCTCATCTCAATGACGACATCCTCTTCGGCGAGGTCTGGTCCAGGCAGGAACAGCTCAGTGCCCGGGACAGAAGTCTCGTAACCGTAATCAGCCTGATGTCCAGTGGGATGCTCGACAGTTCTCTGCGCTTTCACCTGCAAACCGCCAGGAACAATGGCATCACGCGTCAGGAAATCACGGAAGCCGTAACGCACGTCGCATTTTATGTCGGCTGGCCGAAGGCCTGGTCAGTATTGACCATGGCGAAGGAAATCTGGGACTGA
- a CDS encoding MerR family transcriptional regulator: MEYAIGQAAKAADMTASTLRYYEQEGLIVAKRHENGRRYFDQEDVNWLKFIHHMRSTDMPIADLARYVKFRRQKVEGSQQELLLIMKKHERHLIEKMAHYQSNLDLVRYKISMYEHELKDRDADLFELFKERRCATVAEGTDAGVAGGVVAGEGGEPSIRGAEL; encoded by the coding sequence ATGGAATATGCGATCGGGCAGGCTGCAAAGGCCGCGGATATGACGGCATCGACGCTGAGATACTACGAACAGGAGGGTCTCATCGTGGCGAAACGGCATGAGAACGGCAGACGCTACTTTGACCAGGAGGATGTCAACTGGCTGAAATTCATCCACCACATGCGTAGCACCGATATGCCTATCGCGGATTTGGCCAGATACGTCAAGTTCCGCAGGCAGAAAGTGGAAGGCTCCCAACAGGAACTGCTGCTGATCATGAAGAAGCATGAGCGGCATCTGATAGAGAAGATGGCTCATTACCAGAGCAATCTTGATCTGGTCCGCTACAAGATTTCAATGTACGAGCATGAGCTCAAGGACAGAGACGCGGATCTCTTCGAACTCTTCAAAGAGCGCAGGTGCGCTACTGTCGCTGAAGGCACCGATGCCGGCGTTGCCGGTGGGGTAGTCGCTGGTGAAGGCGGGGAGCCTTCGATTCGGGGGGCAGAACTCTGA
- a CDS encoding MarR family winged helix-turn-helix transcriptional regulator: MADDVRPQVLNQLRELSMMMIRNRTRVARIDGLGIYGEGHGRPAMRSVRRGGRSSESGERAQGDSASVRASMIGAGDSAMRGQGRVLLTLTLSSTVSQRDLATILGLSRQALGQLLSKLEAKGYVSRQPSQEDKRVTMVQITDKGKQAASQLHDSMQHDADIFDCLSDEELAQFSGYLNRIIDNIERKHPKDDFIERRKMMREAMREFRRANRQEEVQ; the protein is encoded by the coding sequence ATGGCTGACGACGTAAGACCACAGGTATTGAATCAGCTCCGTGAACTGAGCATGATGATGATACGGAATCGAACCAGGGTCGCCCGTATCGACGGACTCGGTATATACGGAGAAGGGCACGGTCGCCCTGCGATGCGTTCGGTAAGACGCGGGGGGCGTTCCTCTGAGAGCGGGGAACGAGCGCAAGGCGATTCTGCATCGGTGCGGGCTTCGATGATAGGAGCAGGTGATTCCGCCATGAGAGGTCAGGGCAGGGTCCTGCTGACCCTCACACTGAGTTCCACGGTGAGCCAGCGGGATTTGGCGACCATTCTGGGTCTGAGCAGACAGGCGCTCGGGCAGCTGCTCTCCAAGCTTGAAGCGAAAGGATACGTATCCAGGCAGCCGTCGCAGGAGGATAAACGTGTGACGATGGTGCAGATCACCGATAAGGGCAAGCAGGCGGCAAGCCAGCTGCACGACAGCATGCAGCACGATGCTGACATCTTTGACTGCCTGAGCGATGAGGAGCTTGCACAGTTCAGTGGATACCTCAACAGGATTATCGACAACATCGAACGAAAGCATCCTAAGGATGACTTTATTGAGCGGCGCAAAATGATGAGGGAAGCCATGAGGGAATTCCGCCGCGCCAATCGACAGGAAGAAGTCCAATGA
- a CDS encoding dioxygenase — translation MFSSSEAVAIEQHSTTPSVSRNAPGTARIEGRLTSPIARVPESTASAGGITVKGHTIRTFAYTTDAAVIRNTNADAILAVYPFTGEPVITKALLTVAQQPLFVGVGGGTTTGTRVVELAMVAEMQGAAGVVINAPAPAETIEAAMNSVDIPVVATVTADDEITEEKILAGAAIINVAAGARTAEVVASIRTHHPEVPILASGGSSDESIAATVAAGADALSWTPPSAQQLQSQMMARYRGDEPKA, via the coding sequence ATGTTTTCCTCGAGTGAAGCCGTTGCTATCGAACAGCACAGCACGACGCCATCGGTCAGTCGTAACGCACCCGGTACGGCAAGGATAGAAGGTCGTCTCACGTCGCCGATAGCCCGAGTGCCAGAATCCACGGCCTCGGCAGGAGGCATCACGGTCAAGGGGCACACGATACGCACCTTCGCATACACCACGGATGCTGCCGTGATACGCAATACCAATGCGGACGCGATTCTGGCGGTCTACCCATTCACCGGTGAACCGGTGATCACCAAGGCCTTGCTGACGGTGGCACAGCAGCCCCTGTTCGTAGGTGTCGGGGGAGGAACCACCACGGGGACACGCGTGGTCGAATTGGCCATGGTGGCCGAGATGCAAGGAGCCGCAGGTGTCGTCATCAACGCCCCTGCGCCCGCAGAGACCATAGAGGCCGCAATGAATTCCGTCGATATCCCCGTTGTGGCGACCGTCACGGCGGATGACGAAATCACCGAGGAGAAGATTCTGGCAGGGGCGGCAATCATCAATGTCGCTGCCGGGGCCAGAACGGCGGAAGTGGTCGCCAGCATCAGAACGCATCATCCGGAAGTGCCGATCCTGGCTTCGGGAGGTTCCTCCGATGAAAGCATCGCGGCCACTGTGGCAGCCGGTGCTGACGCATTGAGCTGGACACCGCCAAGCGCCCAGCAATTGCAGTCTCAGATGATGGCCCGGTACCGCGGTGACGAGCCAAAGGCTTAG
- a CDS encoding LytTR family DNA-binding domain-containing protein, which translates to MRISIIEVGDGVVGLFAWWCFCRIGYCIHDFGCFIAEGFRIRFRAGYGCSEWRETLMEIDYSQDSTADAPRVVVYARQRDAGINALLQRISLLDTRDMIQARSPDGAVILKVADIALFRSSDKQVFARFGGHDLVVRETLKMLDRNLPEHLFQRVSNSAIVNLRFLRRFDLHANGVVSATLRDETSVKVTGTYMNALRERLISS; encoded by the coding sequence ATGCGAATCTCAATCATTGAGGTGGGCGACGGCGTAGTTGGTTTGTTTGCTTGGTGGTGTTTCTGCCGTATTGGGTATTGTATCCACGATTTTGGGTGTTTCATCGCTGAGGGTTTCCGTATTCGGTTTCGTGCTGGTTATGGTTGTTCCGAATGGAGGGAGACATTGATGGAGATTGATTACAGCCAGGATTCTACTGCAGATGCCCCGCGGGTTGTGGTTTATGCGCGGCAGCGTGATGCCGGCATCAATGCATTGCTGCAGAGGATCTCCCTTTTGGATACTCGTGACATGATTCAGGCCCGTTCGCCCGATGGCGCGGTTATTCTCAAGGTTGCTGATATCGCGTTGTTCCGTTCCAGCGACAAGCAGGTGTTCGCCAGATTCGGCGGACACGATCTGGTCGTCAGGGAGACGTTGAAGATGTTGGATCGGAACCTGCCCGAACACTTGTTTCAGAGAGTATCCAATAGCGCCATAGTCAACTTGCGGTTTCTCCGACGGTTCGATCTGCATGCCAATGGTGTCGTCAGTGCGACGCTACGCGACGAGACAAGCGTCAAAGTCACCGGAACATACATGAACGCCCTCAGAGAAAGGTTGATATCATCATGA